A single window of Chloroflexota bacterium DNA harbors:
- a CDS encoding Trm112 family protein — protein MSDSSNADLIPADFLAILRCVNDAHPRDDGVLRIVGKTLVCTVCGYAYTVEDGIPNMLWDEAIPPSESAPASP, from the coding sequence ATGTCCGACTCCTCAAACGCCGACCTGATCCCCGCGGACTTCCTCGCTATTCTGCGCTGCGTGAACGACGCGCACCCGCGCGATGACGGGGTGTTGCGCATTGTCGGCAAGACGCTGGTGTGCACGGTGTGCGGCTACGCCTACACCGTTGAGGACGGCATCCCCAACATGCTTTGGGACGAAGCGATTCCGCCGTCCGAATCAGCTCCGGCGAGCCCGTGA